Proteins found in one Acipenser ruthenus chromosome 18, fAciRut3.2 maternal haplotype, whole genome shotgun sequence genomic segment:
- the LOC117421800 gene encoding DNA mismatch repair protein Mlh3-like isoform X3, giving the protein MIKCLSKEVQAKLRSGIAIFSLTQCVEELLLNSIDAAATCVAVRVDVEACKIQVLDSGFGMDREDMESVGNRYFTSKCSTVEDLENLRFYGFRGEAIASIANVANLVEISSRTSRSAQTFGKVFKDGKPLDVYEAETTRPSSGTTVVICNLFYNLPVRRKNMNSILECERIRQRIEAISLMHPSVSFTLKNDSTGSMIVQLSKSKSSYYRFNQIYGLGKSQKLREISYSYKQFEMSGYISREGHYNSSMQFLYVNSRLVLKTRLHKLINILLKKVSVVCKQKDSQKMVTTPASPSRHRASSELQGVYVINIKCHYSEYDVCIEPAKTLIEFRDWDGVLVCVEEGVRKFLTRENLVAEISSDDIQEFIEEGNLTMQATSANSNACKENDIVGSCKSACENIIEPYDIKTLRSKAVHRPLVFASNVSGSNGNENVASSSDLKEKIPLLRDRTNSRSAVTDDNSSSASNVQSLEKETNKNQPAKASEISGLCVTSDVKNNCFEECNSVTKLKTNLCIESSEDTLKQFESQDSILMDNNIETEKNIDLDPALHVEGSTACTQSEVIHAEGSTACTQSEVIHVEGNTACTQSEVIHVDGRTACTQSEVIHVDGRTACTQSEVIHVEGSTACTQSEVIRAEGSTVCTQSEVIRAEGSTACTQSEVIRAEGSTVCTQSEVIRAEGSTACTQSEVIHVEGSTACTQSEVIQLKKHNPAPQTDKAINTESVRPKLGTTGFIHHVIPVRNENENKNHEGLVRFCHRGPVSAQDIFKEKQHNLEQNTFLLKQQCCTLTMQHVKQSTSEDWRTLFSSRGDTFSNCVDSNKQSDESNQKITLSNILKTVEDFKGSMDTMVGLSTGSQTKQRSKLSLPVRIGSLDRFRRMYGKTCPYAVQYSCQDSNNNLSTAADSNPAEAKRDASTSNEEDSCSRSNNSSKNWERNDYTKEENAITLSDYTQIKKASLNTSKPDGSLATKLSKLKGYQKNNTKVQPVGDISVSGAQKDSGDLRLMHSNNSNAETPSKMPSNKKNHVTNNCLKGCESGENNIEQTVDFEGNQKEGIVISATYLHPDTGYKGCALIAPSQSDGAAQCHYCNDDKEISSKAILGSPKKVNECSDLATCKARFEDASKRKEIPSTTQSSSNWVEHFDVSVGRMAYINTVTGLSKYVAPPEKETQAICTTDITTMAVNVVSEKGIFTRTDSVNPINRSGARDPAPDSPQSPSFPSLPWSYQV; this is encoded by the exons ATGATAAAGTGCTTATCAAAGGAAGTGCAGGCAAAACTCCGATCTGGCATTGCCATCTTCTCATTGACCCAGTGTGTGGAGGAGCTTCTCCTGAACAGCATTGATGCTGCTGCAACTTGCGTGGCTGTCAGGGTGGATGTCGAGGCTTGCAAAATCCAAGTTTTGGACAGTGGTTTCGGTATGGACAGGGAGGACATGGAGAGTGTGGGAAACCGGTATTTTACAAGCAAGTGCAGTACTGTAGAAGATCTGGAAAACCTGAGGTTTTATGGTTTCAGAGGGGAGGCTATTGCAAGCATAGCTAATGTGGCTAACCTGGTGGAAATTTCATCCAGAACCAGCAGGTCTGCTCAAACCTTTGGTAAAGTCTTTAAGGATGGCAAGCCGTTGGATGTCTATGAGGCTGAAACCACCAGACCAAGCTCAGGCACGACAGTGGTGATCTGCAATTTGTTTTACAACTTGCCGGTGCGGAGAAAAAACATGAATTCGATTCTGGAATGTGAACGGATAAGGCAGAGGATAGAAGCAATCTCTCTTATGCATCCCTCTGTTTCGTTCACATTGAAAAATGATTCCACTGGATCAATGATAGTCCAGCTGTCCAAATCAAAAAGCAGTTATTACAGGTTTAACCAAATTTATGGACTGGGAAAATCTCAAAAACTTAGAGAGATCAGCTATTCCTACAAGCAATTTGAAATGAGTGGCTATATCAGTCGTGAGGGTCACTATAACAGCAGCATGCAGTTTTTATATGTAAACAGTCGACTGGTTTTAAAAACCAGGcttcataaattaataaatattttattgaagAAAGTGAGTGTTGTCTGCAAGCAGAAAGACAGCCAAAAAATGGTCACTACTCCTGCAAGTCCCTCTAGGCACAGGGCTAGTTCAGAGTTGCAGGGGGTgtatgttattaatattaaatgcCATTACTCAGAGTATGATGTATGCATTGAACCTGCAAAAACCTTAATTGAGTTTAGAGACTGGGATGGCGTGTTGGTCTGTGTCGAGGAAGGAGTCAGGAAATTCCTGACCAGGGAGAATTTGGTGGCTGAGATTTCAAGTGATGACATACAGGAGTTTATAGAGGAAGGCAACCTTACAATGCAAGCCACCAGCGCCAATAGCAATGCTTGCAAGGAAAACGATATAGTGGGAAGTTGTAAGTCTGCATGTGAGAACATTATAGAACCTTACGATATAAAAACACTGAGATCTAAAGCTGTTCATAGGCCACTAGTATTTGCTTCTAATGTAAGTGGAAGTAACGGTAATGAAAATGTGGCCAGTAGTAGCGATTTAAAGGAAAAGATTCCTTTACTTCGGGATAGAACAAACTCCAGGTCTGCCGTCACAGATGACAACAGCTCATCGGCTTCAAATGTGCAAAGTTTAGAAAAAGAGACCAATAAAAATCAGCCTGCTAAAGCGTCAGAAATCTCAGGACTTTGTGTAACTTCAGATGTCAAGAATAACTGTTTTGAAGAGTGCAATAGCGTGACCAAATTGAAAACAAATCTGTGTATAGAAAGCTCTGAAGATACACTGAAACAGTTTGAAAGCCAGGACAGCATACTGATGGACAATAACATAGAAACTGAGAAAAACATAGACCTTGATCCTGCCCTTCATGTAGAGGGTAGCACAGCCTGCACACAGAGTGAGGTAATACATGCAGAGGGTAGCACAGCCTGCACACAGAGTGAGGTAATACATGTAGAGGGTAACACAGCCTGCACACAGAGTGAGGTAATACATGTAGATGGTAGGACAGCCTGCACACAGAGTGAGGTAATACATGTAGATGGTAGGACAGCCTGCACACAGAGTGAGGTAATACATGTAGAGGGTAGCACAGCCTGCACACAGAGTGAGGTAATACGTGCAGAGGGTAGCACAGTGTGCACACAGAGTGAGGTAATACGTGCAGAGGGTAGCACAGCCTGCACACAGAGTGAGGTAATACGTGCAGAGGGTAGCACAGTGTGCACACAGAGTGAGGTAATACGTGCAGAGGGTAGCACAGCCTGCACACAGAGTGAGGTAATACATGTAGAGGGAAGCACAGCCTGCACACAGAGTGAGGTAATACAACTCAAGAAGCACAACCCAGCTCCACAAACAGACAAAGCAATTAACACAGAATCAGTGAGGCCAAAACTGGGTACAACAGGTTTCATACATCATGTGATACCAGTAAGGAATGAAAATGAGAATAAAAACCATGAGGGGCTGGTGAGGTTTTGTCACCGTGGTCCTGTTAGTGCCCAggatatatttaaagaaaagcaGCACAACCTGgaacaaaacacatttctgctTAAGCAGCAATGTTGTACATTAACTATGCAGCACGTAAAGCAATCTACCAGTGAAGACTGGAGGACACTTTTCAGTTCCAGAGGGGATACATTTAGCAACTGTGTAGATAGTAATAAACAATCAGATGAGTCAAACCAGAAGATTACATTatctaacattttaaaaacagtggaGGATTTCAAAGGTTCTATGGACACAATGGTTGGGTTATCCACAGGATCCCAAACCAAACAACGCAGCAAACTGTCCCTGCCTGTGAGAATAGGATCCTTGGATAGGTTTAGAAGGATGTATGGAAAAACGTGTCCTTATGCAGTTCAATACTCCTGTCAAGATAGTAACAACAATTTAAGTACAGCAGCTGACAGTAATCCTGCTGAAGCAAAGCGAGATGCCTCCACTAGTAATGAAGAGGACAGCTGTAGTAGATCTAATAACTCTTCAAAGAACTGGGAAAGGAATGATTACACTAAAGAAGAGAATGCCATTACTCTTTCTGATTACACGCAAATAAAGAAAGCATCACTAAATACCAGCAAGCCAGACGGGTCCCTTGCTACAAAACTGTCGAAGTTGAAGGGTTATCAGAAGAACAATACCAAGGTGCAGCCTGTGGGAGACATTAGTGTCAGTGGTGCCCAGAAGGATAGTGGAGATCTCCGGCTTATGCATAGTAATAACAGCAATGCAGAAACACCCTCCAAAATGCCatccaataaaaaaaaccacGTAACTAATAATTGTTTGAAGGGATGTGAGAGTGGAGAGAATAACATTGAACAAACTGTAGACTTTGAAGGCAACCAAAAAGAAGGCATCGTAATAAGTGCGACATATTTGCATCCTGATACTGGGTACAAAGGATGTGCATTGATTGCTCCCAGCCAGTCAGATGGCGCAGCTCAGTGTCATTACTGCAATGATGACAAAGAGATTTCTTCTAAAGCTATTCTTGGCAGTCCAAAAAAAGTGAACGAATGCAGTGATCTTGCCACTTGTAAGGCCAGGTTCGAGGATGCATCGAAAAGGAAGGAAATCCCAAGTACCACACAGAGTTCCTCTAATTGGGTAGAGCACTTTGATGTGTCTGTGGGAAGGATGGCTTACATAAACACAGTGACTGGACTCAGCAAATATGTGGCTCCCCCAGAAAAAGAGACCCAAGCGATCTGTACCACAGACATAACCACAATGGCAGTGAATGTCGTCTCTGAAAAAG gaaTATTTACGAGAACAGATAGCG ttaaTCCAATCAACAGGTCGGGTGCGAGGGACCCTGCCCCTGACAGTCCTCAAAGTCCTAGCTTCCCAAGCCTGCCATG GAGCTATCAAGTTTAA